The genomic region TCGACCTTGATGATGTTGAAAAGCACGCGAAGTATTCCGCCGAGTATGAAAAACAACTCAAAGACACCCCAGCTAACCTCGTCTGGGCCGTGGGGCAGAACGGGCTATCGGCACGACCCCCCAATGGATGATGCCAAGGGTGCGCTCTGTCGCTCCTGCATGCAAACGAGATATGCTCATTTCCGGCCATTTAATGCCAGCGATTGGCGGGACGCACGATAGGTACCCAATCAATGCACACAGCGCCTATTGAACGCCAAGCGGCAAGCAATCGCTTTCACCCATCATATTTTATTGGTGCATTGCTTGTCGTGTTGTATTGCTACGTTGTCATAAGTCTCAGCCGAGCAATTGATGACGACGTCATCTTGATTGTTTTAGTTGTCTTTCCCGGTTTGCTCGCCGTAGTAGTGTGGCTAGCCTGCACTTGCTGGATTTTAATCAAATGGGATTGGAGGCGGGCGTTGTCGTTGTTCGCAGCCCCCTTCCTGGCATGGATGCCGTTCATAGTTTTAGTTCACTTCGGCTTTGATAGCGACTGGTTTCGATTCAAGGTAGAGAAACATAATTTCCTGCAAGACGTGGAAGAGAGCGCCGCGCTGGCTGGGCATCCTGTACTTATTCACTGGTTCTGGGCATCGGAGGGCGGGGGCTTCGGCAATTTTGGGCACGAATGGCTTTTGATCTATGATGAGATGGACCAACTATCCCAGCCGTCGAAAAGCTGGTCCGATGAATTCCGGAGAAAAATGTCGAAACCCAATGCCAGTGGTCGGTTGTACGGAACATATTCTGAGGGCACAGGCCTGAGTGTAGCGACTGACGATTATACGGAGCTTCACATTACAAACATGGGTGGTCACTTTTATCTTGCACAGTGCTTGCAGTAAGGGGACGGAGCGATCCTAATCATGATTTCTTGACGGTCGGGCCGGACGTATGCATGATCGCCTTGCTACTGCTTGAGATTGGGCGACCGGATGACGTCATGGCCAGCTATCGACAAGATGAGCAAAGCTCGTAGAGCATCTCTGATCATTCTGAGCAGCATTGGCCTTCTGCTCGCAGGAGTGCTGGGTTTTCATCTAGCGGGTGTAGTCGCAATGATCCTATTTGCCCCGCTTGGTGCATTAATAGGACTGATACTAGGAAGCGCTACGTTCCGAGGCGTTGCCGAACTCATTGGAGAACTTCTCAAGGTCGCCTTCTTGTAGCAGGCGTAATTTAACCCGTGAGTGAGTGTCCCCCTGTTGTCGTGCATCGAGGCCGCTCGCACAGCCCTGTGCTTAAAATGCAATTCTTGATATTCCCTAGATGATTTTTGGGAGGTTACGTCGCAATTTTTAAGGAATTTATTGCTAAGACCCAGTCGACGGCCGGAAGGAGAGAGGGATGAATTCTATCCGGTAGTATTCTATATTTTCGTGTTGCTATTTTTCGTTGTGAGCGTTGCAAACAGAATCCGCCAGCTGCGTCAAGTTATTGGCTGGCTCCCCATTAAAGGCACGATCATCAGCAGCGACCACAAACTGAGGGGTGAAGCTGCCGAACTTTACATCGACGTGAAGTACACCGTTGACGGTATAGATCGCTATGGTTTTCGTCTGGATACCCACTCCTCGCCGCTTTGCGGTACCACTGTCCTGATCGATCAACAGGCCTGCGCCGTGCCGCGAGCCGGATTTTCTTCCGCAACAATGTGCTCGTCATATTGCGGCAGATCATCGGTGATGGTGAACCACGGCGCTTTCGAACCAACGAAGATATGGGCTGTGGGCCGAATGGACGGATCGTCTACGAGGGTTCCCATGGCGATATGGGCAAATGTCCCATCGCGGACGACCGCGAACAGAAATGAGCCGCAGCGACCGCACCTCTGGTCGCGCCACGCCTCGGCGTCGATGACCTTGATATCATCCTGCCCGCTGGTGACGGACAGCTTGTCACGCTCTATCCCGGCTAGGGGTTTGAAAGCCGCGCCGGTTGCCCGGCGGCAGACTGAACAATGGCAATTGACGGCGAAAGTGAATTCGTCTGCCACCCGATAGGTCACCGAACCGCATTGGCATGATCCTGCAAGATGGTGACTTTTTGCCAATTCTAAATGCGTCACGTAGCGAAACCCCTGCGCAATGGTTGGCAACGACTAGCATATAATGAGCAATTCGCACAGTCGCATGGGGATCGCTAGTCTCGTGTTTGGCGTGTCCGGTCTCGGCCCAAAGCGGCCATCGACACTCACTTTATTTTTCATTTTTCCGAGTCTTGCAATATCCTCAACTCTCGATTTCATTGCCACACTAAAGTGATCTGGGAGACACTGATGACCGAAGCGGAACGCGTCGATCAACTGTTCGAGGCTTGGAACACTAAAGATTCTCCCGGCTGCGCGGTTGCAGTCATGCGGGATGGCGAGGTTATCTATAAGCGCGGCTTTGGCATGGCCAATCTGGGCCATGGTGTCGCGATCGGGCCGTCCACCGTCTTTCATTCAGCATCCGTCTCCAAGCAGTTCACGGCATTTGCCATACTGCTGCTGTCGGCCGAAAGGAAAATTGTCACTTGATGATGCGGTGCATTTATACGTGCCCAGCCTGCCTGATTTTGGCGTGCCGATCACTCTGCGGCACCTCATGCGGCATACGAGCGGCCTGCGCGATCACTGGGAATTGCTTAGCCTCGCCGGCTGGCGATACTCCAAGGATTTGATTACCGATGACGACATCCTTGCCGTCGTCTCC from Rhizobium rhododendri harbors:
- a CDS encoding GFA family protein gives rise to the protein MTHLELAKSHHLAGSCQCGSVTYRVADEFTFAVNCHCSVCRRATGAAFKPLAGIERDKLSVTSGQDDIKVIDAEAWRDQRCGRCGSFLFAVVRDGTFAHIAMGTLVDDPSIRPTAHIFVGSKAPWFTITDDLPQYDEHIVAEENPARGTAQAC
- a CDS encoding serine hydrolase domain-containing protein translates to MTEAERVDQLFEAWNTKDSPGCAVAVMRDGEVIYKRGFGMANLGHGVAIGPSTVFHSASVSKQFTAFAILLLSAERKIVT